The window ttgtatagtGTAAAATATATTATGACACGTGGTCGTCTAAAGGAAAGACACGTGGAATACAAGACAGGGATGGCCGAAGACCGAACACAGCTATTCTGCTTATCACTGGAATGGATAATGctcataaaaatatattaaatgttTTGCACAAGGTagcatttaataaagaatattctGCCGCATTAAGGTTGACGACctgttacagagaatttggcatttatgtttgacgttatatcttcatcaatgaccctcttAATTGACATTAAAAGGGGGCATGATCttaggacctccttccctagacacgGCTATAAATAATGAGCCAATTATCATTGTATAGGACACAAATTTTCTGGCtaacttacactacattctatacaaagttTAATATCATTTTACCTTCTTATTTTTTATTCCATCATTGCTATGTCCGAAAATTTTGATCCCAGAATTATTATTTCTACTATTTCATCTACATTCTGAGGCTAAGTATTGTACAATTCTTCAGTTATGTTATTATTTcgggatcaaattaattcacttgtctaaaaaccacgtataaattcaactatattgCTTTACGGGTAAACACTTAATTTATCACTTGATCATACGAAATAAATGGAGTTACGCTGGTGAGTTAGTTTTTCCCGTCCGAATTAGCCTTCTTTTTTATGGCAAACCAAACTCTACGGACTATATATAATTATTTGCCAGAGAGAGGAATTATTAAAAAATCAATGCAAGCATTTTTAATTGGATCAATATTTATTAGATTGAAAATAACAAGTATGAAGTATAAAAAATATTGCATCGGAAAGTTATATTTCCGGCAATTGTGATTTTGTGGTGTTATTTGTACATCATGCCCCtttacaattttaaaattaagaaaatgacatttttagatctcttatgtaGAAAAGACAGTTCTCTTACGTGTACATGTGTAAAAAAAAGAGGTAgtgtcataaaactaaaaacaagtttgTAAAAAAGAAGTTATAGTTATatgaccatttgtgaaatttaccctCTCAAAGTACGACAAATCGTGAAAATGTTATCAATATTACATGCCTGAAATTTTCTTTCCATTATTTTTCTTACTTCAGCTTGTGGGAATGTTAAATAAAAAAGGTTGTTACACTTGACAAAGTATATCATATCTTTGCAAAATCAACAGTGTCCTTTCCATCATGAGCCTTCCTGAAAAAATGCTTGACATAATCCGAGTAAAGAACTTGCTTATACACTGGTTTTTCACCATTTTCCAACACTTCTTGTAAAGGACCAATAACATCATTTGGCTTAGGGTTCACAAAAATTGGCACTGAAACTCTGTTATTGCTACCATTAGCAATAACACGATGCTCGATACTCTTGTATCGACCATTGCTCAGAATTTGAAGCGCATCGCCAACGTTAATCACAAGCGCTCCATTAATCGGAGGGACAGGAAGCCAAGTACTGTCATTGTCTAGTTTTCGCACGTAAAGTCCTCCGATATTGTCCTGAAGCAAGATGGTTAATGTTGAGACATCAGAGTGACGCCCTACCCCGACTGTAAGTTCAGGATTCGGGCATTTGGGATAGTAGTTAAGGTTGATCCTCTTTGAACCCATTAGAAGTGATTCTTTAGCTTCATCAACCTCTTTCACATTTAGTCCTTTCATTAGTGCTTCCATCAATCTTTTGATCACAAGATTGGCCTTTTTCATGAATTGAAGTGCTTCATCCCTAAGATCAAATAACAATTAGATAGGTTTTCTTTTGAATACAACACAACACAACTCAGTAAAATCTCATTCGTGGGATCTGGGGAGGTTTGGGGAGGTtagagtgtacgcagactttacacCTACCCCGGAAGGATAAAGAGGTTGTTTGTGGGAGACCCTCGACTCAACAAAAAAGACAATAATatcaaaaaagaacaaaagaatatAACTGTAACAACAAAAGAACCAGAAAAATAATAACAGTGTCGTAGGAGACATCGAATAAGTGAAAAGGCAATAACACCATACtatgcaaaacaaaaaaaatagtgtAAACATAACATAAACCGCTAGCGGTCCCAGACAAAACTCTATCAAACTCTATCTTTTAAATATGTTTCTTTACAAGTTATTTTTACATTGGGTCACTAAATTTTACCCACTGTAACATTAAAGTCGCTAAACAAATATTTATCGTATTAAATAACTGAACTTTATCCACTATAACAGTCTGAGTCACTAACTTTATAGTTGGTAAACTTCGATTAATCCTATGTGACAAAACTTAGTCTTGTGACTTTACTATTATAATGGATTAAGTTAATTTACTTTAATATGACAAAAGATAATTTTTATTAGGGATCTTTATATAAATAGCCGGTTGGATTCATTGTTTATTTTTCCTAGCtggtatatatagattatatattgattatacacgATTACACACATATGATACATGgcttataatattatatatttgctgtctatttttagtttaaacggTTAGGTGAgcggctatttaggttaatttaAAGTTGGATGATTGTATATGAAATTAACCTGCTTTTAAACTAGAAGTGgagaaaaacatgaaaattaaaagaaaattgaacCTGCAAGCAGGAGGCCAAAAATCAGCAGCTTCTTCATCAGAAACATAGAAAAGGCTAAGGTAATCTTTCCACTCTAAAGCCTGTTCAGCTTGAGGAGTAAAGCTTGTCCCAAAACGAACATTATTCGTAGAAGAATACTCTTTTGAGTACTTTATCTTTTCTTCAGCAGGCAAAGCAAAGAACCTATGTGTAGCATCCTTAACATTCTCAAATACTTGAATTGGAATTCCATGATTGACAATCTGAAAAAAACCCCATTTCTCGGCTGCATTACATATCGAATTCGCCACATTTGGATCGTTCCAATTTGACATATCAATGACGGGTATAGATAGTTCTTCAGCCAACTTAACATTGCTCGTGTAAATTCGTTCTTCGAGTGGTTGAATATATTGCTTAGGTAGTGTCtcaattcccatatctgcaagACCTTTCACTCCATGGCCTTCATTTACAACAAAATTCTTGACATTCCATGTGTTGGAACTAAAGATTGTTGACAATGATGGAGCCATAGCTTTTGATTATTATAACTTTAGTTATTGAGCTTATAATTTGTAAGGAGTAGAAGAATTGATGTATAATTTCAAGTGGTATTGAAGGCTATATATATGAGTTTTCAAGATTGCATTCTATTGTAAGCCTACTTTGGTTGCAATTCTCATGCTTTCCTTTTCATGATAATACTCAAGTTGCATTGATTATTCAATTGCAAATACTTGGCCTTGTACCGGTGCCAAAGTAATTTGCCTTTGAGTTTAAGTTCAATGCACTGACGGCGTAAAAACGATATAAGATAATACATATAAGTATATGCATCAATGGTAAgttgaatttgatttttttttaagtcAATAAATTGCTATAATATGTTAAATTATACTATCGAAAAAATATTACTGCCAATAATAAGACTTATATTCTTTGCCTATGAAATCATAGGCCATGAGTTATAGTTTTTGATATTTATATTTTGCTTCTACAGGATAGAAGTTGCTGACATTATGAAGTTTATATTATTAGCAAAACAAAAGGAGGAGCAGAGCCTTGGCATGTTTTACTCTAAGTTTCAGTACTCGGGGTTGGTAGAAAGGAGTTGTTGAAAATGCAGTATGTTTAATGACTAAAACTCCCAATGACTGATCCAACTATATGATAACTTCCTCAAATATATTGTTCATGGTTAGGGCCACTATAGGTGACACTTGCCATTTTATGgagctttcttttattttaatttatttttattattattattttatttgcaTTTGCCTTTGAAAGAATTGGGGCCGTGAAAGTCGCATTGTAACACTAAGCTCTAGGTAACGGGAATTTGGCACTGGCTATTCAGAATAGTAACTGGTAATACAAAATAGAATAAATTATAGAATAATGCACTACATAAGTTGATCTTGCAATATTTTAGTCCAGTTATAAGCTTGTAAATGTGCagtcaaatatcaataagatcttTTCTTCACATTTCCTCTAATTATAACAATCTCATTTATTCCTACCTACCCCTATTGTAGCTCTCTCCTCATTTTTCacccataaatatttaatttaattaatgaaaaagaaTCATATGCAAACAAATCTGAAAAGAAAAATTAGTTCCCCATTCAGTCAACATTCATTCGTGTCTTCTTCCATAACCAATACttctctgtttttttttaaaaaaaaaaattgtatatcTTCAGGTTTATACATACCTATCACAACTGCAAAACGCAAAAACAGACGCAAGGATCCTAAAACCTCATCTAATTTAATGCTAATCTTGTTAAATTTCgattatgattttgtgagaaatttggagtgggtattgtttgaacttattagaaatagtctaagtaggTTGTATACAAAGTTTGAAGTTATTTGCTAGAGATTTGGACTagttttatacaagaattgcaagTGAAAATCGTACAAAAATTTCGTCAGCGAtgcttatacacttttatacgaAGAGGTACAGTATGTATAtagttgtataaaagtgtataaagaTGTATAATCACAGAGTGAAAATATTCTTGATACACTATGTATATAGGTGTATAAAAATGCGAGAAATTCACCAAATACCTGTAAATAATGTATCAACCTTggatataatagtgtataagttGTGTTTATACACTGTTATATActatttatacattattatacaaaTGAATCCTATCAATGGAGCTTCACGTATTCTTTTTcttccttgggcatcctctgaaatttaactcaaatatagCCTAAAgctactccaaatcacttgaaatttaagttttgaactcaTCTTAATGATTCCAATCAATTGAGACAACATCcattccaaacaactaacaaatcgAAAAACTCAATTTCTGAAATCGAATCTTCGAACCACTTGTAatggtgacttttattttttaaatcctTAGTTAATCATTGAAATCCggaaaagaattgaaggagaataACAATAGTAGAGAAATTTTGTGGTGCAAAGGCTGACatggaaaggagaagaagaacgaAGAAAAAAGGGGAACGAAGAAATAAGGGGTGGGCTAACTGgtgaaaattaattttcagattatgtaCAACCTGGGCTATACTAGGTAAGGGCTTCAAACATGGGCCATTTTCTGATGGGTTGTTAGGCCAAGTGACAAGGGATGTAATTCTCCCTAAAAATATagaaatttttacctcctatagcaaaggttatcaccttatttattttaaataaataccatttaaaaaaaaatatattctgtagataccttttaaggtttatagcaaaatatttaattttggttacctcctagccctaagACACTAAGtacgctaatcagttacactattttctttctctctctactttgatacatcacATTCTCTTCCCCCGTCCCATTAAAATTTCTGCTCTCCTCCTCCTTCTAATGCACAGCGACAACAAACCCTAACCCACACAAAACAAGCGCAAATTATCATTCTTTTTCGCTAAGTATTTAGAGATCATTATAACAGAGATATCGAGCAACACAGGTCAGAGCTAAAAGGAAAGGATGGTAATTACAAATTGAATCTGCAAAAAAAGATAACAGTGACCGGGACAAACGAGCTCGCCTCACCATGATGGAAGGGATGAAGAAGATCGGAGCCAAAGATCACGTATTTTATGGTTGCCTGATTTAGGACTTTATCTCTAAGACTTGTGGAGGTACATAGATTTGAAGCAGTCACTTCCTCCAGGTTTGAGCGTGCAAGATCTTTGAAGATGGAAGGACTATTTGGCTACAAggcggaaattagggtttgttgtTGAGCAAAGATGacagagtttggggctgagcaacttgattttctgttaatatatttcaatgtatttgcAACGTATCAcgtgtattttcatgtattttattgtatttattatctttttattcattgtaattcaatgtatctcgctgtattccgtgtatttcattgtattcactgtctttttttcattgtatttcaatgtatcccgttgtattctatgtattcatatattttttcaattaatataatttatgtattcagatgtattatataatttctctagagattgctatgttttggggGGGTTTTccagttgagaatcttttttataaccgaaaatataaattttatgtgttataattgagtttgttgagttatattagtagtctattatgttaattgatacattttccatttaaaaacagtgtaatccccttgTTTCATGTCataaatacagtcgaatacagcaaaatacaataatttgtccagctgtaatcccatgttttaTGCCATGAATACAggcgaatacactcgaatacaacaactgattagctggacttccctgattcacgcctatttttgctactgtattcatgaatacaatagcttaaatacatcaaatacatcataTAACCACAAAAAAAGTATCTATAATCCGTTatatagcagcaacaacaacaacaacaacaacgacccagtataatcccacaagtggggtctggggagggtaatatgtacgcagaccttacccctaccccgaagggtagagaggctgtttccaggagaccctcggctcaaaaaagcaataggagatgatatattagtaccataaaaatgcgtaataaaaataacaacaatatataagagatacgaaatatgaaatacaggatacgaaatacgaaatacgaaatagatggctggtatagtacaactagaaggtaaagccctgcatc is drawn from Nicotiana tabacum cultivar K326 chromosome 22, ASM71507v2, whole genome shotgun sequence and contains these coding sequences:
- the LOC107803881 gene encoding feruloyl CoA ortho-hydroxylase F6H1-3-like, giving the protein MAPSLSTIFSSNTWNVKNFVVNEGHGVKGLADMGIETLPKQYIQPLEERIYTSNVKLAEELSIPVIDMSNWNDPNVANSICNAAEKWGFFQIVNHGIPIQVFENVKDATHRFFALPAEEKIKYSKEYSSTNNVRFGTSFTPQAEQALEWKDYLSLFYVSDEEAADFWPPACRDEALQFMKKANLVIKRLMEALMKGLNVKEVDEAKESLLMGSKRINLNYYPKCPNPELTVGVGRHSDVSTLTILLQDNIGGLYVRKLDNDSTWLPVPPINGALVINVGDALQILSNGRYKSIEHRVIANGSNNRVSVPIFVNPKPNDVIGPLQEVLENGEKPVYKQVLYSDYVKHFFRKAHDGKDTVDFAKI